From Solanum lycopersicum chromosome 8, SLM_r2.1, the proteins below share one genomic window:
- the LOC138337894 gene encoding uncharacterized protein, which translates to MANVGANDNRAPPQDNRVPPLEEVAMADQVPADLAAYQLKDVTQTWYTQWRDNKALRGGPVTWEIFKIDFLNRFFPIKLREPKVEEFINLRQGRMSALDYSLKFTKLSKYAPSLVSNTSAEMSHFLTRLSEDLVEELCSAILHDSMNFSRLMVHSQKVEQSKLKRKNIKAKRAKTYESGSSKGMLEIHDKARFNKKFPNQDPSKFPKDHDDRVSSTKSQKGKKC; encoded by the exons ATGGCAAATGTGGGAGCTAATGACAATCGAGCTCCTCCACAAGACAACcgagttcctccacttgaagaagttgCTATGGCTGATCAAGTTCCG GCCGATTTGGCagcctatcaactcaaagatgtgacTCAAACATGGTACACACAATGGAGAGATAATAAGGCACTAAGAGGTGGTCCGGttacttgggagatcttcaagatAGATTTTCTTAATAGGTTCTTTCCTATAAAGTTGAGGGAACCTaaggtggaagaattcatcaaccttcgtcaaggacgTATGAGTGCACTTGACTACTCCTTGAAGTTTACTAAACTTTCCAAGTATGCTCCATCGTTGGTGTCTAACACAAGTGCTGAGATGAGTCATTTTCTTACTAGATTGTCCGAAGACTTGGTAGAAGAATTATGTTCGGCTATTCTTCATGATAGTATGAATTTCTCTCGTCTAATGGTTCATTCTCAAAAAGTGGAACAAAGTAAACTAAAGAGGAAGAATATAAAGGCCAAGAGGGCCAAGACTTATGAAAGTGGTTCGTCGAAGGGAATGTTAGAAATTCATGACAAGGCTAGATTCAACAAGAAGTTCCCCAATCAAGATCCTTCAAAATTTCCCAAGGATCATGATGATAGGGTTTCTAGTACTAAGTctcaaaagggaaaaaaatgcTAA
- the LOC138337895 gene encoding uncharacterized protein translates to MKGVVRLGKKGKLSPRYVGPYEFLERVINVTYELRLPSELALVYPVFHVFMLKKCIGDPESILPIEGLAVDENVSYEEVPVEILDLQVKKYRFKEVASTKFVWRNNLVEGATWEAEADMISRYPHLFVYYG, encoded by the coding sequence ATGAAAGGGGTGGTGAGacttggaaagaaagggaagttgagtcctcgttatgtgggtccctatgaattTTTGGAAAGGGTTATCAACGTTACATACGAGTTGAGactacctagtgaactagcttTAGTTTATCCGGTGTTCCATGTCTTCATGCTCAAGAAGTGcatcggtgatcccgagtccattcttcctattgagggtctagCTGTGGATGAGAACGtctcctatgaagaggttccggtgGAAATCCTTGATCTTCAAGTGAAgaaatataggttcaaagaggTGGCCTCCACAAAATTTGTATGGAGAAAcaacctagttgagggagcaacatgggaagccgaggccgacatgatatctcgttaccctcatctctttgtttattatggttag